GCGGGAGCGAGACAAAGGCCCGGGAGGGCGACGGCTTCTCCTGCGAGCCGGACCCCTCATCATTCGACAGAAGGTGGGGGTGGGAACTGCTGCGGGAGCCAGGTGGGAGAGGGTCCCGGCCAGTCCCACCTGCCCGCCCTCCTCCAGCAAAAACCGGCTCTCAGACTCTTTCATGCTCCGGGAACCTGCAGTGTCCTACTTATGCCTTCTGGCCCTGGCTCCTCATCCCGCCTTGACATCAGCCCTTGAGgttaaaattctgttttcctgGCTTGTTACAGAAGCAGAAGCTTACAACTGTGGTTGTTttgatactcaaaaaaaaaaaaaaaaaaaaaaaaaaagagagagagagagagagaccgaaGGAACTGGAGACCTcgccatccacccaccatccgtTCATTCTACAGGCCACAGCGCCTGTAGAATTGTGAAGATGGCCCTCCCCCCCCCCTACAGGGGTTGCTGGGCTTCGTGCCTAGTGCTGGGCTGGGGTCTCAGATTCAGTGGTCAGAGAAGGAGACCTGGGTACCTGTCCCATGTGTTGTCCTCCTGCAGCTTCCCGTGTTTGGTAGCATTACCATCCTTCCAGTCCCCAGGCCAATTGTCCTTGATGTCCCCTTCCTCCAACTCCCCCCAACATGACAGGTGGTATTAGTTTCctactgctgctgtaacaaattacaaatttaatggtttaaaacaacataaatgtacTGTTTTCAGGTCTACAGGCCCAAAGTCTGACCTGGTCTCCTTGGGCTAGCTTCAAGGTGGTGACAGGGCTGTGCTCCTTCAAGAGGCTCCAGGGGGAGAATCAGTTTCCTTGCCTTCTCCAAGTATAGAGGCCGCCCACATTGGTCCCCTTCCGTCTTCCAAGCCAGCAATAGCATCTCTCTGACGCTGgctcttctgcctccctcttccacaTTTAAAAACCCTGTGATTACATTGGCTCACCCagataatccagaataatctcTCTACCTCAAAATCAGCTGATTAGCAACCTCAATTccatctgcaaccttaattctgcccAGCCATGAAACGTAAACTACCCATAtgttctggggattaggacaGGGACATCTTGGAGGCATTGCTGCCCCAGCCACACCAGTTTCCCCTCTGGAATCTCTGCAGTCGGCCCCTCCTCACCATTCTTCCCAACACTCCCTTCCTGGCTACTGGCATCTCTCCCAAGATGCCACCGGAAGCACCTGTCTTCATCTCTCTAACCCCTCTTCTTCCACAGGCCCCAGGGCCAGTGCCCCAAAATATGGATGCTGCCACTGCCATCGCCCCTGACGCTTGCAAGGAGAAGTGCAAACTTGACACACAGGTCCTTGACCTGCTCCCCGCATTGGCCCCTTGAGACCCATGCCCATCCCCCAGTGGCCCTTAAGACCAGGTCACTTCTGcttctcttcattttccttcctcaGAACCTAATGTGCTCATCACTGAAGAGGTGACTCGAAGCTGTTTGAGCCCATGTCTGCCTCCTCGTATCCTTTGGTCGGCTCGGTGTCTTGCTTGTCTCTtggccacagtgcccagcacgGGAGCAGACCCCTACTCTGGTAGGAGCTCTGAGCATTCGGGCTGAACTGATTTCAAGGACTTGGTCTCGGGGTGGTGAGGGGACCAGCTGGGCTGTTTGGGGACATAAAGGGCAGAGGTGATGGGTGCATGGTACACAGGCCCTCTGCCCTGTTTCTGGTTACTGGGGTGAATAATAACAGCAGTAGTTGTGACAGTGGTGGCTGACACTGAGGGCCACTACAACTGGCATCTGCTTCGGGCTGCACACGTCAGGGTCTTGGATGATACAACCCTTATCTGCAACCCCACTTCAGAGAGGAGGATGCTGAGGCTGACCGCGAGACCCCAGGCCAGCAAAGCATCTTGCTGTCCCTGATTGGAGAGGTGGGGGAGCTGGCACGGATCCTTGCTTTGTGGCTGATGGGGTCACGGTGGGATTGTCCCTGGGAAGCAGCTTCCTGGATCTCTCCCTGTAGCCTTTCTCCCCGTCacttcctgtctcctggttgcTTTGGCAGCCAGGGCTTCATCCCCAGGCCTCCCCAACCAGCAGATGCAGCGGAGGCGGGGTTTAAGGTGAGCTGGGGAGTGGGCTGAGTCTCAGCGTGGATGTGGCAACAGTCCTGGAGCTGGATGTGGCCGTGGCCGTGCCACAGTGTGCAAGTGCTGGGTGCCGCTGAACTGCACCCTTGAACGTGGCTAAAATGGTTACTTTTATGTCATGCGTATTTtatcacagttaaaaaaaaataagtaggaaaaaaatagctCGCTGAACTTGGAGGGTCAGCTCCACTGCACAGTTGCCATTCTCCAAGTGCCTCCCTGGGCCAGCCACCCACGTCCTCCTTTCATTCTGGAAACACATTTGAGGACAGAGGTGTCGTCCCCCTTTGCAGATAAAGGGCTCAGAGACTGGTGGTGACGGGGCTGGGTTTAAGACCCTCGTGGGCTTCTGGCTCTAAGGAGCTGTGGAGAGCACTGTTAGGAGTCTGCTCTCCGAGTGGGCCCCTCCCCCTACTGCTGTGTCACCTTGAGATTGATGGATGGGTTCCTGTCACCAACTTTCCTCTTCTGACAATTGGGGACAATCATAGTGTCCCCTCAGTGCTGTGGGCAGCTTCTGCAGCATGTTGGAGAGCCTTAGCACAGGGCCTTGGCCACCATGGGGAACAGGCTCTTCTCCAGTGTTCTGCTCCTTGCTGACCACAGTGTCCCTCCTGTTGCTCAGTGGACAAGGGATGAGAGGCCAGGGCATGCATTAGGGTCTCAATGTGACACTGCCTTTCTCTGTGCCCTTGGCGAAGTCGCCTCCCTTCCCCAAGCCCTAGGTTTCTCTCTAAGGTGAGTGGGGCTCTTCCGGGTCACACAGGCCCGGCGCTCTGCAGGACCAGTGGGCTCTGCCTTCCCTCCCCCGGCCAGAGGGCGCTGGCCCCTGTCTCAGGTCCACCTTTGCCCTCTGATCTTCTCAGGAGCATCTTCCTCCAAGCAAGAGGAGGAGGCGGAGGAAGATGACGGCAATGGAATGAGCCGCGGCCTCCGGCGCCCCACCTGCGATGTCAGTTCTTTGTGCCACCATTGATTGAGCTGTTGCCTGGTAGCTCCTGGTGCAAgtcctccccctcccacccctgcacGCGAGTTCCAGGGTCTTAGAGGCAGCTTGTATTTTCCTGTATCTCCTGCCATCTTGCAGGGCTGGGCCCACGGGAGGCTCCTCAGAGACCCCACAGTCCTAGGAGGCTGTTTAGCTGGCCACTGCGAgcaagaaaaaggaggaggaggatcccGAGCTGCAGGATCGAGGGTGGAGGAGAATGAGAAGTTACGTGGGGAAGAAACGGAGCTGAGCAGACCTCTCTTCCCGCCCTGCCCGGAAGCTAGCTCAGTGGGCTCTGGAATGCCTCTGGGTCCTCTGGAAGGAGGATCTAAAGTCAGCTTCCAAGCAAGACAAGGGGGGCCGTCTCTGAGCCTCCGTCTCAGCCAGCCTCCTTTGGAACCCACACTGATGTTGAGAAATTAAGAGCCTTAACCAGAAAATCCATCCATCCGTGTCCCCGTGCATTCGTTAAACATCTACTGTGCAgttctgtgtgccaggcaccgAGCCAGGCTCGGGGGGCTCAGCAGGGAAAAGAGGTAAAGCTTGCTGCCATCTCGGGGCCCACGTTCCTGCACAGAGGGGCAGGGCATAAGCCCGGGGTGAGCACGGTACCCTGCTAGAGAGGACAGAGACTGCGCTGGGGAGGAAAGAAGCGAAGCCGTGGGAGCAGGGTCCCAGGGAAGGTGGCTCGTGGTATAAAATAAGGGGCCTGAGGGGGTCTCGTGGAAAAGCCACTTTCCTTGGTCAGGGGGTGAAGGGCACTTCATGCTCCGGGGAAGAGCATGCAGCAGAGGCAACAGTAAGAGCAAAGTCTCCTGGATGGGACCTGCAGGACAGCAAGGTGGCTGGCCAGAGTGGCTGGAGTGggcaaggagcccaggttagggagCAGAGGGCTCCATGAGGCCTGCCAGCCACCAAGGGCTTTGGTGTTCGCCAAGGGGGGAGGCGGGCAGTCCCCGGAGGATTCTGAGCTGAGAAAATCTGACTAACGTGGTCCAGACCCCCTGCAACCCCACGGCAGGCAGACGCGGGGCCGCTGCCAGGATTCCAAGGAAGCCCCCAGGGAAGGCATTGGTTAGGGAGCTGGTTTGAAGGCAGAGCTGCCAGTAATTGCCTGGTGCTCCTGACAGGGGCATCGAGAGAAGGTGACGTCAGGAAGAGGCTGGAGTTTGGGGCTAGAGCCACTTGCTGGATGAGGATCCATTAACCAAGATGGAAAGAGTGAGTTTGGGGGATGAGCAGAAGTGCTGTCGGAGACATGTCACATCTGAGTTGCCTGATAGCCAACCAGGGGGGCCAAGGGCCGGATGAACCTGCGTTGCGGGTGGGAGGGTGGGTGCAGATGTCACTGTGGCATCCGTGGTTATAGAGCTGACGGCCCTGAGCTGGATGGGACCAAcctggagggagggggaagagaaggggCCTGTGTTCGTCTCCTGGGACTGTAACAAACTTCCACACACTGGGAGCTTAAATAACAAAAAGAGATTCTCACACGATTTAGGAGGCCAGAGATCTGGAACTGACGGGTCAGCAGGGCTGTGTCTCCTGAGACCCAGGATggatccttcctccctcctcctggctctGGGCGGTGGCTGGCCATTCCTGATCTTCCTTGGCTTGCAGCTGTATCACCCTTATCTCTGCCTATGTGGTCACATGGCCTCTGTCCTGTATGTCTCTGTCCCCTTCTTATGAGGATTGAAGGTCCACTCCCATCAGGCATGGCCTCATCTTGACTGATTACATCTGCAGTGAccttgtttccaaataaggtcatatgCGGAGGCACTGGCAGTAGAATTTCAACATCTttttggaaattatatttttaaaaaattttgtttaggTTATCTTTTTATATTGTGGAAAAATacacatgacataaaatttactattGTAGCCATTTTTAGGTTGAGCGGCATGAGGTGCACTCACCATGCTGGGCAGCATTGCTGGGGTCCACCTACACGTGTCCATCTCCCTGAGCTGGAGCTCTGCTCGGCTGAGCACTAACTGCCCCTCCCCCGGCTCCTGGAAGCCGCCCCTCTGCTGGCCATCTCTGATGCCTGCTGTTCCTCATGTCAACAGAACCACGTGGTGGACGGGAAGGAAGTCTGTCCTCTGTGTCAGGCTTGTTTCACTAGCACAGTGCCCTCTAGGTCCATCTAGGAGGTCGAACACtcagaaatttcttctttttttaaggctgaataatattccccaACATATCTTTTTGGGAGACACAATCCAACCCAGAACCCAAGGATGAGTCTTGGTCATTCCAACGCTGGGGTCATAGATGGGAGTAAGGACCAAGCAAAGAAGGTGGAGGAAGAGAGGCCaaaaggtgaagaaggatccgtGGGGTGTGCACTGGTACGAGGATGTGGTGATGGCCGTAGAGCCATAGGGGAGGTTGAGCTGACCTCAGAGGTCCCAACAGAGAGGTCAGTGGTAACCTTCACAAGAGCAAGGTCAGAGGAACAGAGAAAGGAGGCCTGTTTGGAGGAAGCAGACCCAGCAGTGGTAGGTGTTTGGGTAAATGTAACACAGGGAACGGAGCAGGGGCCGTGGTGGAGCGAGTCGCACAGCCGGGGGCGCTGTCAAGGTGGTAGAGCAGCAGGGAGACTGGATGATGCAGGGCAGAGGTGGCCAGCTGGAGCACTTCCCTGCGGGCAGTCTGTTCTAGAAACGGAGTGGGTAGAGGGAGTGGCCCAGGGGCCAAGGGCAGGAGGGTGGTGGCAGGCCCTGGACCTTGCCCACTTCTGTCCTTGTGAAAGAGGAGGCAGGTCCccaggagagggtggggagatggtgatgatggtcTGAGAACCGGAGGATGTGTAGGCGGTCACCCCAGACAGGGCAGGGTGGCGGAAGGAAGTCTGCCACGAGTGCTCACGGCCACCGCAAGCCCCGCTGCAGACTCACCCTGAGCCAGGGTGACGACGCTTCACGTTTCCCCATTTGAGTTTCCAACTCTCTCTGcgatgtgtgtttttatttttcattttatggataCAGGGACTTCGAGGCCTAGATCATGCTATGCTCTGATGATCGGTGTCACCCCAGAGGTGATGGTACTAGGAGGTGGGCCCTGGGGTCACCAGGGCAGAGTCCCCACTGTGGCAATAGTGCCTTATGAAAGGCCCGGGGAGCATGCTCGGCATTCTACCATGTGAGGAAGAGGACGAGGAGGACAGTTCTAAAGCCAAGGCCAGGCCTCACTGGAGACGGAATCTGCAGCACCTTGACCATGGACTTCCGGCCTCCTGAACTGTCAGACATaaacttctgtgtttttttttttttttttcctaagctcCCACTTTAAGGCATTTGTAGTGAGCCATCTGAAGGGGACACAATGTTCCTTTGGTCACATTCTATAGATCTGACCCCAAAGCCTGACCACTGAGCAAACCGGTCCAAATTCCAAAGGAATTCCGAAGCCTGGacaatattttatcaattttaagttataattatatttttcttggaaaaaaatatttatttcaggaaatttggaaatttttggaaaattcaaagaaaacagatatttttaaataaccatcATTAACATGTGGGGACCTCCTGGCAGTACTGTCCCTGCCATCAGCTGTGGCAGCCAGGTCTGGTAGCCTGTCTCCTCTGGTGGGGgctggactacatttcccagcttccCCTGCAGGAAGGGTGGCACATGACTGAGCTCTGACCAATGGGATGTGGGAGAGGGTGAGGCCACCCACTCTTGGGTCTGGCCCAGAAGATCTGTGGATGCTCTGTGCTCCCTCTTCTCCAGATGCGCTTGGGATGGGAGGGACCCAGTGAGGGACTCTGAGACCCTAGGGAGTAGCCAGGCCATGAGAAAGAAGGAACCTGGGTCCTGAATGCCCCCGTGCAGGGGGTCCTCCCTTCCCTGACACTCCATAACGGATCAGGTCTTAAGGGAGAGACAAAATTCTGCTGTGTTAAGGCGCTGAAGTCTAGGAGGTGTTTGTCAGAGTGGCCTGACGCAGCCACACTGTGTGAATATGGGGCCTACTCTGTGACGTCCTTCTCGGGCTGATTCATTCGACTGCTTAGCCCTGGTCACAGCCTCTTCACCACGTGTTAAACTGCTGGTGACACATGGTAGTCCACCATGGGGCTGGGTATGCAGGTGGCTTCCAACACTTTCATCAGCTAGACTCCAGCAAACATCCTCATGATAATTGGGTCACCCCACCTGGGTCTGAGCCTCTCTGTCCACACTTAAAGAGGTGCCCTAACTCCAAGGAGACCAAGTTGACAAGTGGACATTGCCTGGTGGAATGTATGTTCTTGGACTAAGGTGTATGAGAAGCCCTGATTTTTCTAGAACTGACCCTGTGCCCTTTCTTGTCTTGGTGGTGTGGCAGGGGGACGGGACAAAACTGAAAACCTGCAGACACTGGCTCACCTCAAACCTAACCCTGCACCTTGCTTTGCCCCAGACTTGAGTGGAGCCTCTTCCGACtgtattccccccaccccacccgcaTGACTGCTGTTAGGAGTGCCACCAACCGAGGGGCTATATTCAGCAGGAGTGGATTGTCACAGTCCTAGAGGCCAGGAGTACAAAGCCGAGGGGTCAGCAGGGTTAGGATCCCCCCAAAACCTCCCTGGGAGGGTCCTTCCTGCCTCTTCCAGCCTCTGGTAGCCCCAGGCTTGGGGACAGGTGGCTCTGATCTTGCCTTTGTCTCCATAAGGACTTCTTGTCTGTTAGGACGCCTGTTGTGTTGGATCAGGGCCGTTCCAATGACCTTTCCCAACTTAATCGCATCtgcaagaccctatttccaatCAAGGTCACATTTACAGGTGCTGGCAGTGGGGACTCCATGTGTCTTGGTGGGTGCAGCTCATGCCACCGTCCCGACCCTGGCCCCACGGCTGCCCTCCAACTTCCCGTCCTCCCGCTCCTCCTGCCCTGCCAAGTCTCCCAGACCTGGGGCTGTCTCGCAGGAGCTCCTGGTGTCCCGTCCCCTGCGTCCCTAACTCTGGGATCCAGATGTTACATACCGGGCCCTTCCTGGGGCAGACCCCTGGAGGCGAGGGTGTTAGAAAACTCCACCCAAGAAGCCAAGGGGGTGCATCAAGCATCCTGCGCCCGGCCCGCCGGGGGTTCTGGTGTTGGTCCTGTTTGTCCTGATCGTCCCAGGTCTGCACGCGGGGAGCCGCAGGCCTCCCTGATGTGGCCGATGCGCCTGCTCAGCCCTGGCCACGCGGCCGGGGCTCTCAATGCTCCAGGCCTCTTCTCGTCCCTCTTCTTGCCCCCTCTCTGGAACCCTCTTCCCTTTGCCCCATTGCTCGGGCAGTTCCTGCTCTTGCTTTCGGCTCTGCATGGACAGCCCTTCATCAGGTAAGCTGTCCTCCTTGTCCCCGACCTGACCCCCACGGCTGCCTGGCCCCGTTGTCCTTGTGGCTTCGTGTTTTTGTCTTGACCCTCAGCAGACCCCGTGTTTCAGGGGAGCAGCAGCCGTGTCTGCTGTGTTCCCCTCCGTTGTCCCCAGAGCTGACACCTGGATGGAGAGTGGAACCCAGTGGAGGTGATGACATCTCTGAATTAGGTCAGATGGTGGGGAGGTGCCATCCAGCCACCCAGACCCACGGGCACTCAGCTGCCCGATGGAAGCCCTCCTGCTTCGAGGACCCCACTAGTCAGCGATGACCAGCTTGGCTGCTGGTCAGGGGGCTGCAGACGGCCCGTTGTTCCCTGgactcccctctctcctctcgcTGGAGCGACTGCTGGGTGAGCATGCGCGTGCGACAATAGAACAGCTCCCGAGCTTCAGCAGCTGCTCTCCAAATTCTCCATGCCCCAGTGAGCTCCCTTCATGCATCTTATCTTGCACCTTGTCTTCGAGCGGCTGGGGCCAGCGCAGAGCAGCCAGCAGGAGCAATGGCT
This portion of the Ictidomys tridecemlineatus isolate mIctTri1 chromosome 4, mIctTri1.hap1, whole genome shotgun sequence genome encodes:
- the LOC120889917 gene encoding uncharacterized protein LOC120889917 isoform X1; amino-acid sequence: MCCWKPELQPQPELGRFLCVADPAQGSRLVELVQEPHHAGGQPGSPSYERGGHSGTRSSSASAATGHLRGDETAHPHFRSPTMLSGKLAEPNVLITEEVTRSCLSPCLPPRILWSARCLACLLATVPSTGADPYSGASSSKQEEEAEEDDGNGMSRGLRRPTCDGWAHGRLLRDPTVLGGCLAGHCEQEKGGGGSRAAGSRVEENEKLRGEETELSRPLFPPCPEASSVGSGMPLGPLEGGSKVSFQARQGGPSLSLRLSQPPLEPTLMLRN
- the LOC120889917 gene encoding uncharacterized protein LOC120889917 isoform X2 encodes the protein MLSGKLAEPNVLITEEVTRSCLSPCLPPRILWSARCLACLLATVPSTGADPYSGASSSKQEEEAEEDDGNGMSRGLRRPTCDGWAHGRLLRDPTVLGGCLAGHCEQEKGGGGSRAAGSRVEENEKLRGEETELSRPLFPPCPEASSVGSGMPLGPLEGGSKVSFQARQGGPSLSLRLSQPPLEPTLMLRN